In Vespa velutina chromosome 1, iVesVel2.1, whole genome shotgun sequence, the following proteins share a genomic window:
- the LOC124949045 gene encoding apyrase-like, which yields MYTLLLIAVLSYVSQTCLGFTGRGLIYPGQTDFFELSIIHLNDFHARFQQTNPTSGTCHVGQEKDCVGGISRVYTAVNRLKKERPNAIFLNAGDHYQGTLWYNVHRWNVTATFMNMLPHDAMTIGNHEFDNKIAGLVPFLKAVKAPVVVTNIDDREEPTIQGLYQNSTIIERGGRKIGVIGVIISTTNTIADTEKLRFLDEVDSVNEEAEKLKAQGVDIIIALSHCGLNIDRVMAANCPLLDVIVGGHSHTFLYSGPPPFIDTPEDEYPVIVTQKNTNRTVLIVQAAAFTKYLGNLTVWFDDQGEVVDWEGNPILLDYSIEEDPDILKALIPWQKDVDALAWKHVGKTKVFLDSKCKGKQCNLGNFITDAMIDAFVDLAENETYWTYAAISCTNTGGIRASIEDFAVNITYGDLLMVQPFENTWDTVEITGSSIKYLLEKERIMVWSGLKVIYNMTKDAPSRLVDVKVRCRACEIPRYEDLLEDEWYRIVVPSFIYKGGDDIQVFNKFGRNHKVGSLDIDLFVEYVQKMSPIIAGTDNRVNFLYVHNEENVHVS from the exons ATGTATACTTTATTGTTGATAGCTGTGTTGTCTTATGTCTCCCAAACATGTTTGGGTTTTACCGGTCGAGGACTCATCTATCCTGGACAGACCGATTTCTTCGAGTTATCTATTATACATTTGAATGATTTCCATGCGAG ATTTCAACAGACCAATCCAACTTCTGGTACCTGTCATGTGGGACAAGAAAAAGATTGTGTCGGTGGAATCTCTAGAGTATATACTGCTGTCAatcgattaaagaaagaaCGGCCAAATGCTATTTTTCTAAATGCTGGCGACCATTACCAAGGTACTTTATGGTATAACGTTCATCGATGGAATGTGACGGCTACATTTATGAATATGTTACCTCATGATGCCATG ACGATTGGGAATCATGAGTTCGACAATAAAATCGCTGGTCTTGTACCTTTTTTAAAGGCTGTCAAAGCACCGGTTGTGGTGACCAACATCGACGATAGAGAAGAGCCTACTATTCAA GGTCTTTATCAAAATAGTACGATCATCGAGAGAGGAGGTAGAAAGATCGGAGTAATCGGGGTCATTATTTCAACTACGAAT ACTATAGCAGACACCGAAAAATTGAGGTTTCTGGACGAAGTAGACTCTGTGAATGAGGAAGCCGAGAAGCTTAAAGCTCAAGGAGTGGACATCATTATTGCTTTAAGTCACTGTGGCTTGAATATAGATAGAGTGATGGCTGCCAATTGTCCTCTTCTTGACGTCATTGTTGGAGGACATTCGCATACTTTCTTATATTCTG ggCCACCGCCTTTCATTGATACGCCCGAGGATGAATATCCTGTAATAGTAAcgcaaaaaaatacaaacagaACAGTGCTCATTGTACAAGCAGCTGCTTTTACCAA atatcTCGGCAACTTAACAGTTTGGTTTGACGATCAAGGAGAGGTTGTCGATTGGGAAGGAAATCCAATTCTTTTGGATTATTCTATCGAGGAAG ATCCAGACATTTTGAAAGCTCTAATTCCTTGGCAAAAGGATGTCGATGCACTCGCATGGAAACACGTAGGCAAGACTAAAGTTTTCCTCGATTCCAAATGTAAAGGAAAACAATGCAACTTGGGTAACTTTATAACAGATGCGATGATCGACGcg TTCGTAGATCTGGCCGAGAATGAAACTTATTGGACTTATGCAGCTATATCTTGCACCAATACAGGTGGAATTCGTGCCTCTATCGAAGATTTCGCTGTTAATATTACCTACGGTGATTTACTGATGGTTCAACCGTTTGAAAATACCTGGGACACTGTCGAGATAACTGGGAGCtctattaaatat ttgttagaaaaagaaagaattatggTTTGGTCCGGGCTCaaagttatttataatatgacgAAAGATGCACCTAGTAGATTGGTCGACGTCAAAGTCag ATGTCGTGCTTGCGAAATACCAAGATACGAGGACCTTTTAGAGGATGAATGGTACAGGATCGTAGTtccatcttttatatataagggTGGAGATGATATTCAAGTTTTTAACAAATTCGGAAGAAACCATAAGGTTGGTTCGTTGGATATAGATCTATTCGTAGAATATGTACAAAAGATGAGTCCAATTATCGCTGGAACGGACAATCgtgttaattttctttacgttcATAATGAGGAAAATGTACATGTAtcgtga
- the LOC124949031 gene encoding protein 5NUC-like yields MSILLLRTFSIIFMLFVIANVVVHGNPFSAHSKNEDFTFHIVHTNDMHARFEETSRLSAPICSKQDTATGNCYGGFARIATLIRQARNSSIPTLFLNAGDTYQGSVWFNIYKWKIVAKFLNILAPDAISLGNHEFDDGVNGLIPFIEESKFPVLAANLDLSKQPNLKATKLANSTVLVINGTKIGVIGYLTPETTIISITENVIINDEVPAIREEAKKLKKQGVNILIALGHSGFDIDKKIAKEVEDIDIVIGGHTNTFLYRGKQPDAEHPEDIYPTEIVQDNGRKVYVVQAYAYTKYLGNFSVSFDSNGEVTDIVGNPILVDHSIEQAPDVLKELDLLRPAIDNISTTEVGKTRVLLDGDSKTCRQKECNLGNLITDAIIDYNAQEYFFKGKWTDAAIAVQNSGSIRASITRALNDKITIGDILGVLPFGNIIFKTSMTGKQILSMLEWSVYNLNYNSSDNLFGAFLQFSGLQVSYDISRPPNSRVISVQVRCAACNIPSYSDLDKNATYKVLINDFMHNGGDGYKMLKDLEYTTIGVTTADVVIQYLKKYSPVYPGVDWRINYVDEIYSIKFNKEDISSTSVREYSIVLLILLTMITRLLT; encoded by the exons ATGTCCATATTACTATTACGTacgttttcaattattttcatgcTATTTGTAATAGCGAACGTTGTCGTTCATGGAAATCCTTTTTCTGCGCATAGCAAAAATGAGGATTTTACTTTTCACATTGTCCACACCAATGATATGCACGCAAG ATTTGAAGAAACGTCGAGATTGTCGGCACCAATTTGTTCTAAACAAGATACCGCGACAGGAAATTGTTACGGTGGTTTCGCCAGAATAGCGACCTTGATTCGTCAAGCTAGAAATTCGTCCATACCAACATTGTTTTTGAATGCTGGTGATACTTATCAAGGTTCCGTGTGGTTTAATATCTACAAGTGGAAAATCGTTGCAAAGTTCCTCAACATTCTCGCACCAGATGCGATA AGTCTTGGAAATCATGAGTTCGATGACGGTGTAAATGGTTTAATACCCTTCATCGAAGAATCAAAGTTTCCAGTTCTCGCGGCGAATCTTGATTTATCGAAACAGCCAAACTTAAAAGCTACGAAGTTAGCGAACAGTACGGTCTTGGTGATAAATGGTACAAAGATTGGTGTGATCGGTTATCTCACGCCAGAGACGACGATCATATCGATCACCGAAAACGTGATCATTAACGACGAGGTACCTGCTATTCGCGAGGAAgcaaagaaattgaaaaagcaGGGTGTAAATATTCTCATTGCTTTGGGTCATTCTGGATtcgatattgataaaaaaatcgcCAAAGAAGTTGAAGACATCGACATTGTCATCGGTGGACATACCAATACATTTCTCTATCGTGGCAAACAACCTGATGCTGAACACCCCGAAGATATTTATCCTACTGAAATTGTACAAGACAACGGTAGAAAAGTTTATGTTGTTCAAGCATACGCTTATACTAAATATCTCGGTAACTTTAGCGTTTCTTTCGACTCAAACGGCGAAGTTACTGACATTGTGGGCAATCCAATTCTAGTCGATCATAGTATCGAACAG GCACCGGATGTTCTCAAAGAACTGGATTTACTCAGACCTGCGATCGATAATATAAGCACAACGGAAGTTGGAAAAACTCGTGTATTACTCGATGGTGACAGTAAAACGTGTAGACAAAAAGAATGCAATTTAGGAAACCTCATTACCGATGCTATCATCGATTAC AATGCccaggaatatttttttaaaggaaaatggACCGATGCTGCTATTGCCGTTCAAAATTCTGGAAGTATAAGAGCGTCTATCACTAGAGCCTTGAACGATAAG atcacAATAGGTGATATACTTGGAGTTCTACCTTTTGGCAACATTATTTTCAAGACGTCAATGACAGGAAAACAAATACTCTCAATGTTGGAATGGAGTGTTTATAATCTTAATTACAATTCTTCGGATAATTTATTCGGTGCATTCCTTCAATTTTCCGGTCTTCAGGTCTCATATGACATTTCTCGTCCGCCCAATTCAAGGGTAATTTCCGTCCAGGTACGATGTGCCGCTTGTAATATTCCAAGTTACAGTGATCTCGATAAAAATGCAACTTATAAAGTTctgataaatgattttatgcATAACGGAGGAGACGGTTATAAGATGTTGAAAGATCTTGAATATACTACAATAG GTGTTACTACAGCGGATGTAGTTATccaatatttgaaaaaatatagtcCTGTATACCCTGGTGTCGATTGGAGAATTAATTACGTAGacgaaatatattctattaaatttaataaagaagatatatcATCTACCTCAGTTAGAGAATATTCGATAGTACTTCTAATTCTATTGACAATGATTACTAGATTGTTAACTTGA